One window of the Trifolium pratense cultivar HEN17-A07 linkage group LG2, ARS_RC_1.1, whole genome shotgun sequence genome contains the following:
- the LOC123904063 gene encoding DNA-directed RNA polymerases II, IV and V subunit 11-like, giving the protein MNAPDRYERFVVPQGTKKVSYERDTKIINAASFTIEREDHTIGNILRMQLHKDPNVLFAGYKLPHPLQYIHTTSQSSPMQAYNQSINDLDKELDHLKSGFEAELLKFSKDY; this is encoded by the exons ATGAATGCCCCTGATCGTTACGAGCGTTTCGTTGTTCCTCAAGGAACAAAAAa GGTATCTTATGAGAGGGATACAAAGATCATAAATGCAGCATCTTTCACCATTGAAAGAGAGGATCACACTATCGGTAACATTCTCAGAAT GCAGCTACACAAAGACCCTAATGTGTTATTTGCTGGCTACAAGCTTCCTCATCCTCTTCAGTAC ATACACACTACTAGTCAATCTTCACCAATGCAAGCATATAACCAGTCTATCAATGATCTAGACAAGGAACTTGATCATTTGAAGAGTGGCTTCGAG GCGGAGTTGTTGAAATTTTCGAAGGACTATTGA